Proteins encoded together in one Aeromonas encheleia window:
- the uhpA gene encoding transcriptional regulator UhpA, with product MIKIALIDDHQIVRSGFAQLLNLEPDLRVVAEFGSAAEALAGLPGSGVQLCVCDISMPDQSGLELLKRLPAGLAVVMLSVHDSPALIEQALQAGAKGFLSKRCSPEELIAAVRTAAHGGCYLTPDIAHKLASHSRDPLTNREREVAQLLARGLEVKAIAEQLGLSPKTVHVHRANLMDKLQVSNNVELAHRMLDSW from the coding sequence ATGATAAAAATTGCCCTCATCGACGATCACCAGATCGTCCGCTCCGGCTTCGCCCAACTGCTCAATCTCGAACCCGATCTGCGGGTCGTTGCCGAATTCGGCAGCGCCGCCGAGGCGCTGGCGGGCCTGCCCGGCAGCGGCGTCCAGCTGTGCGTGTGCGACATCTCCATGCCGGATCAGTCCGGGCTGGAGCTGCTCAAGCGCCTGCCCGCCGGCCTCGCCGTGGTGATGCTGTCGGTGCACGACAGCCCGGCGCTGATCGAGCAGGCGCTGCAGGCGGGGGCCAAGGGCTTTCTCTCCAAGCGCTGCAGCCCGGAGGAGCTTATCGCCGCGGTACGCACCGCCGCCCACGGCGGCTGCTACCTGACCCCGGATATCGCCCACAAGCTCGCCAGCCACAGCCGGGATCCCCTCACCAACCGGGAGCGGGAGGTGGCGCAGCTGCTGGCCCGCGGGCTGGAGGTGAAGGCCATCGCCGAGCAGCTCGGCCTCTCCCCCAAGACGGTGCACGTCCACCGCGCCAACCTGATGGACAAACTACAGGTCAGCAACAACGTGGAGCTGGCCCACCGCATGCTGGACAGCTGGTGA
- the uhpB gene encoding signal transduction histidine-protein kinase/phosphatase UhpB, with amino-acid sequence MIHRLASYVAISLAACFIFAAGWFCLWSIGLHLAGGPVLAVLLFPFGLRLGLLLQSPLAYWPPLLLCETLLLYWLDGEIGLPAWPLIQAGTLLTLLPLLIARRQRVRNDWQQLLVLLATVTAAALLQSLLWHLAGEDGLTALLLTLTGGLTLTSTCMLIWHYLTRATWVPLGPALIDQPVDWRFRHLIWYLLLFVLSLWLQLGLPDSLVRFTPFCLAIPIMAMAWRYGWQGALLATLMNTVALMAGQAWHDHPLDLLLSLLAQSLTGLLLGAGIQRQRELNQALTRQLAHNRQLTERLLETEESIRKEVARELHDDIGQTITAIRTQAGIVRRLAPDNPGVGQSSALIDTLSLGIYDAVRGLLGRLRPRQLDDMSLEQAVQSLLRELELERHGIVTRLEWRLADEDLSDAQRATLFRVCQEGLNNVVKHANASSVRIRAQQQGERLQLLLEDDGCGLPEQTAQGYGLLGIRERVQALGGNLQLSCLHGTQLTLSLPSRKRDEPHG; translated from the coding sequence GTGATCCACCGCCTTGCCAGCTATGTCGCCATCTCGCTGGCGGCCTGCTTCATCTTCGCCGCCGGCTGGTTCTGCCTGTGGAGCATCGGCCTGCACCTGGCGGGCGGCCCGGTGCTGGCGGTGCTGCTGTTCCCGTTCGGGCTGCGGCTCGGCTTGCTGCTGCAGAGCCCCCTCGCCTACTGGCCGCCCTTGCTGCTGTGTGAAACCCTGCTGCTCTATTGGCTCGACGGCGAGATAGGCCTGCCAGCCTGGCCGCTGATCCAGGCCGGCACCCTGCTCACCCTGCTGCCGCTGCTCATCGCCCGCCGCCAGCGGGTGCGCAACGACTGGCAGCAGCTGCTGGTGCTGCTGGCCACCGTCACCGCGGCGGCGCTGCTGCAGTCCCTGCTCTGGCACCTGGCCGGGGAGGATGGCCTCACCGCCCTGCTGCTGACCCTGACCGGCGGCCTGACCCTCACCTCCACCTGCATGCTGATCTGGCACTACCTCACCCGCGCCACTTGGGTGCCGCTCGGTCCGGCGCTGATCGATCAGCCGGTGGACTGGCGCTTTCGCCACCTGATCTGGTACCTGCTGCTGTTCGTGCTCAGCCTCTGGCTGCAGCTCGGCCTGCCGGACTCGCTGGTGCGTTTCACCCCTTTCTGCCTCGCCATCCCCATCATGGCCATGGCCTGGCGTTACGGCTGGCAGGGGGCCCTGCTCGCCACCCTGATGAACACGGTGGCGCTGATGGCGGGCCAGGCCTGGCACGATCACCCGCTTGACCTGCTGCTCTCCCTGCTGGCCCAGAGCCTGACCGGCCTGCTGCTCGGCGCCGGCATCCAGCGCCAGCGCGAGCTGAACCAGGCGCTGACTCGCCAGCTCGCCCACAACCGCCAGCTCACCGAGCGACTGCTGGAGACAGAGGAGAGCATCCGCAAGGAGGTGGCCCGCGAGCTGCACGACGACATAGGCCAGACCATCACCGCCATCCGCACCCAGGCGGGGATAGTGCGCCGCCTCGCGCCGGACAACCCTGGGGTCGGTCAGAGCAGCGCCCTCATCGATACCCTGTCACTCGGCATCTATGACGCCGTGCGCGGCCTGCTCGGCCGGCTGCGTCCCCGCCAGCTCGACGACATGAGCCTGGAGCAGGCGGTGCAAAGCCTGCTGCGGGAGCTGGAGCTGGAGCGCCACGGCATAGTCACCCGGCTCGAATGGCGGCTGGCGGACGAGGATCTCTCCGATGCCCAGCGGGCTACCCTGTTCCGGGTCTGCCAGGAGGGGCTCAACAACGTGGTGAAGCACGCCAACGCCAGCTCGGTCCGCATTCGAGCCCAGCAGCAGGGGGAGCGGTTGCAGCTGCTGCTGGAAGACGACGGCTGCGGCCTGCCCGAGCAGACGGCCCAGGGCTACGGCCTGCTCGGCATCCGCGAGCGGGTGCAGGCGCTGGGGGGCAACCTGCAGCTCTCCTGCCTGCACGGTACCCAGCTGACCCTGAGCCTGCCCAGCCGCAAGCGAGACGAGCCCCATGGGTAA
- the uhpC gene encoding MFS transporter, which yields MLNFMKSRPAPLVRDQREIDASYRHWRLHILLTMYLGYAVFYFTRKSFNFAMPDMLASGILNKADIGMLWTLFYLTYGCSKFFSGIISDRANPRYFMGLGLMATGVINILFGLSSSLWLFAALWVANAFFQGWGWPPCSKLLTSWYSRTERGFWWSAWNTAHNVGGALIPLIVSTIALQHGWRYGMIVPGLIAILVGLILCWRLRDTPSTLGLPTVGEWRSDALEIAQQTQDADLTPRQILHKYVLGNPYIWLLACCYVLVYVVRTAINDWGNLYMTEQRGFNLMSANSAISMFEVGGFIGALVAGWGSDKLFNGNRGPMNLIFAIGILLAVGSLWLMPFFSYVMQAACFFTIGFFVFGPQMLIGMAAAECSHKDCAGAATGFVGLFAYMGAALAGYPLAKVMEIWHWNGFFVVISVAAGVSALLLLPFLKAQAPRPLLTEPA from the coding sequence ATGCTGAACTTTATGAAGAGCCGCCCGGCCCCCCTGGTGCGGGATCAGCGCGAGATCGATGCCAGCTATCGCCACTGGCGCCTGCACATCTTGCTGACCATGTATCTGGGCTACGCGGTGTTCTACTTCACCCGCAAGAGCTTCAACTTCGCCATGCCGGACATGCTGGCGAGCGGCATCCTGAACAAGGCCGACATCGGCATGCTGTGGACCCTGTTCTACCTCACCTACGGCTGCTCCAAGTTCTTCTCCGGCATCATAAGCGATCGGGCCAACCCCCGTTACTTCATGGGGTTGGGGCTGATGGCGACCGGGGTCATCAACATATTGTTCGGCCTCTCCTCGTCGCTGTGGCTGTTCGCGGCGCTCTGGGTCGCCAACGCCTTCTTCCAGGGCTGGGGCTGGCCCCCCTGCTCCAAGCTGCTGACCAGCTGGTATTCGCGCACCGAGCGCGGCTTCTGGTGGTCGGCCTGGAACACGGCCCACAACGTGGGCGGCGCGCTGATCCCGCTCATCGTCAGCACCATAGCCCTGCAGCATGGCTGGCGCTACGGCATGATAGTGCCGGGGCTCATCGCCATACTGGTCGGGCTGATCCTCTGCTGGCGACTGCGGGATACCCCGAGCACCCTGGGGCTGCCCACGGTCGGCGAGTGGCGAAGCGATGCGCTGGAGATAGCCCAGCAGACCCAGGATGCCGATCTGACGCCGCGCCAGATCCTGCACAAGTACGTGCTCGGCAACCCCTACATCTGGCTGCTGGCCTGCTGCTACGTGCTGGTCTACGTGGTGCGTACCGCCATCAACGACTGGGGCAACCTCTACATGACGGAGCAGCGCGGCTTCAACCTGATGAGCGCCAACTCCGCCATCTCCATGTTCGAGGTGGGGGGCTTCATCGGCGCCCTGGTGGCGGGCTGGGGATCGGACAAGCTGTTCAACGGCAACCGGGGGCCGATGAACCTGATCTTCGCGATAGGGATACTGCTGGCGGTGGGCTCGCTCTGGCTGATGCCCTTCTTCAGCTACGTGATGCAGGCGGCCTGCTTCTTCACCATCGGCTTCTTCGTGTTCGGCCCGCAGATGCTGATCGGCATGGCCGCCGCCGAGTGCTCCCACAAGGACTGCGCCGGGGCCGCCACCGGCTTCGTCGGCCTGTTCGCCTACATGGGGGCCGCGCTGGCGGGCTATCCTCTGGCCAAGGTGATGGAGATCTGGCACTGGAACGGCTTCTTCGTGGTGATCTCGGTGGCGGCCGGGGTCTCGGCCCTGTTGCTGCTGCCCTTCCTCAAAGCCCAGGCGCCACGTCCCCTGCTCACCGAGCCGGCCTGA
- a CDS encoding transporter substrate-binding domain-containing protein, with protein sequence MIKKLILSTLLLCGLANAAPSSAPSSTLDAVLERGVLRVGFDAGYQPFEMTNKQGQYIGFDVDLAKMVAKEMGVKVEFVNTAWDGIIPALLTDKFDVIMGGMTVTPQRNLRVNFADPYIVVGQTIVLRKDKAGEIKSFQDLNDPKYKIAVKLGTTGEQAVKRMIPKATLLQYETQDDAKLEVINGKVDAFIYDLPYNAIFASQNQGAVVHLDKPFTFEPLAWAIRKGDQDTLNWLNNYLRQIKGDGSYDRLYKKWFESNAWLNQLK encoded by the coding sequence ATGATCAAAAAACTCATTCTCTCTACCCTGCTGCTGTGCGGGCTGGCCAATGCCGCACCCAGCTCTGCCCCTAGTTCCACTCTGGATGCCGTGCTGGAGCGCGGTGTGCTGCGCGTCGGCTTCGATGCCGGCTATCAACCCTTCGAGATGACCAACAAGCAGGGCCAGTACATCGGCTTCGACGTGGACCTGGCCAAGATGGTCGCCAAGGAGATGGGGGTCAAGGTCGAGTTCGTCAACACCGCCTGGGACGGCATCATCCCGGCCCTCTTGACCGACAAGTTCGATGTCATCATGGGTGGCATGACGGTCACCCCCCAGCGCAACCTGCGCGTCAACTTCGCCGACCCCTACATAGTCGTCGGTCAGACCATAGTGCTGCGCAAGGACAAGGCGGGCGAGATCAAGTCCTTCCAGGATCTCAACGATCCCAAGTACAAGATCGCGGTCAAGCTCGGCACCACAGGCGAGCAGGCGGTCAAGCGCATGATCCCCAAGGCCACCCTGCTGCAGTATGAAACCCAGGACGACGCCAAGCTGGAAGTGATCAACGGCAAGGTGGATGCCTTCATCTACGATCTGCCCTACAACGCCATCTTCGCCTCCCAGAATCAGGGCGCCGTGGTGCACCTCGACAAGCCGTTCACCTTCGAGCCGCTGGCCTGGGCCATCCGCAAGGGGGATCAAGACACCCTCAACTGGCTGAACAACTACCTGCGCCAGATCAAGGGCGACGGCAGCTACGACCGCCTCTACAAGAAGTGGTTTGAATCCAACGCCTGGTTGAATCAACTCAAATAA
- a CDS encoding amino acid ABC transporter permease has product MEKQPNQLLWHGIFLLLLLTAVFGIYKAVQSVDYTWRWERIPQYIAYQAEQKNYAEFDGTVVAGTTAAEKRQLFLQNDTDPGQRQPIAASGAQVAEGDTVFLGDTLDIELTWTAGPIAWGVWVTVKLSLVAGIFAILLGTLAGLARLSPNPALRNLAVTYVELIRGTPLLVQIFIVYFFIGTVLNLDRFTAGVAALAVFTGAYVAEIVRAGISSIHKGQMEAGRSLGLTSAQTMRYVILPQAFKRVLPPLAGQFINLIKDSSLVSVISITDLTKAGREVVSSTFSPFEVWFTVALLYLVLTGTLSFLVRRLEVKYARSN; this is encoded by the coding sequence ATGGAAAAACAACCCAATCAGCTGCTCTGGCATGGCATCTTCCTGCTGCTGCTGCTGACCGCCGTCTTTGGCATTTACAAGGCCGTGCAATCGGTGGATTACACCTGGCGCTGGGAACGCATCCCCCAGTACATCGCCTACCAGGCCGAACAGAAGAATTACGCCGAGTTTGACGGCACCGTAGTGGCCGGCACCACGGCCGCCGAGAAGCGCCAGCTGTTCCTGCAAAACGATACCGATCCCGGCCAGCGCCAGCCCATCGCCGCCAGCGGCGCCCAGGTTGCCGAAGGGGATACCGTCTTCCTCGGCGATACCCTGGATATCGAACTCACCTGGACCGCAGGCCCCATCGCCTGGGGTGTCTGGGTCACGGTCAAGCTCTCCCTGGTGGCAGGCATCTTCGCCATCTTGCTGGGCACCCTGGCCGGCCTCGCCCGCCTCTCCCCCAACCCGGCCCTGCGCAACCTGGCGGTCACCTATGTGGAGCTGATCCGTGGCACCCCGCTGCTGGTGCAGATCTTCATCGTCTACTTCTTTATCGGCACCGTGCTCAATCTGGATCGCTTCACCGCCGGGGTGGCGGCGCTCGCGGTCTTCACCGGCGCCTATGTGGCCGAGATAGTGCGCGCCGGCATCAGCTCCATCCACAAGGGCCAGATGGAGGCGGGTCGCAGCCTGGGGCTGACCTCGGCCCAGACCATGCGCTACGTGATCCTGCCCCAGGCGTTCAAACGAGTATTGCCGCCGCTGGCGGGCCAGTTTATCAACCTGATCAAGGACTCCTCCCTGGTCTCCGTCATCTCCATCACGGATCTGACCAAGGCCGGCCGCGAGGTGGTCAGCTCCACCTTCAGCCCGTTCGAGGTGTGGTTCACCGTGGCCCTGCTCTATCTGGTATTGACCGGCACCCTCTCCTTCCTGGTGCGTCGTCTGGAGGTGAAATATGCGCGCAGCAACTGA
- a CDS encoding amino acid ABC transporter ATP-binding protein encodes MRNKADPIIKATGVEKIYAGGVHALKNVSTQVAEGEVVVIVGPSGSGKSTFLRTLNQLETINDGDILIDGICLTEPGDVNKLREEVGMVFQSFNLFPHLNVLDNISLAPQKVRGLSRNDAQDRAKALLLKVGLANKAESYPSQLSGGQQQRVAIARALAMQPRIMLFDEPTSALDPEMVGEVLDVMKGLAREGMTMVVVTHEMGFAREVADRVLFMENGELLVDEKPTDFFDNPPSPRLRQFLSQVL; translated from the coding sequence ATGCGTAACAAAGCGGACCCCATCATCAAGGCCACCGGCGTGGAGAAGATCTATGCCGGCGGCGTGCACGCCCTGAAGAACGTCAGCACCCAGGTGGCCGAAGGGGAGGTGGTGGTGATCGTCGGGCCGAGCGGCTCCGGCAAATCCACCTTCCTGCGCACCCTCAACCAGCTGGAGACCATCAACGACGGCGACATCCTGATCGATGGCATCTGCCTGACCGAGCCGGGGGATGTCAACAAGCTGCGGGAAGAGGTGGGCATGGTGTTCCAGTCCTTCAACCTCTTCCCCCATCTCAACGTGCTGGACAACATCAGTCTCGCTCCCCAGAAGGTGCGCGGTCTGTCGCGCAACGACGCGCAGGACAGGGCCAAGGCGCTGCTGCTCAAGGTGGGGCTGGCCAACAAGGCCGAGAGTTATCCGTCCCAGCTCTCCGGCGGCCAGCAGCAACGGGTGGCCATCGCCAGGGCGCTCGCCATGCAGCCACGCATCATGCTGTTTGATGAGCCCACCAGCGCCCTCGATCCCGAGATGGTGGGCGAGGTGCTGGATGTGATGAAGGGGCTGGCCCGGGAGGGCATGACCATGGTGGTGGTGACCCACGAGATGGGCTTCGCCCGCGAGGTGGCGGATCGGGTGCTGTTCATGGAAAACGGCGAGCTGCTGGTGGATGAGAAGCCGACCGATTTCTTTGACAATCCCCCCTCCCCGCGCCTGCGCCAGTTCCTGAGTCAGGTGCTCTGA
- a CDS encoding DUF2059 domain-containing protein, whose protein sequence is MQLVKRGVVIALLWSGCVWADPAQKLVDLLNSKQQVEQLQAQMQAQMIPLIIRGAGEHAQELAKHRDVLEAWFGRYLSWPAMSAEVAAIYRKHFTDAELKELIAFYQSPVGKKSLDTMPAIFQESSLVGKSLAERNMPALQTMLDEAKRQAAK, encoded by the coding sequence ATGCAGTTGGTGAAAAGAGGGGTGGTCATTGCCCTGTTGTGGAGTGGCTGTGTGTGGGCCGATCCTGCTCAGAAATTGGTCGACCTGCTCAATAGCAAGCAGCAAGTGGAGCAGTTGCAGGCCCAGATGCAGGCACAGATGATCCCGCTGATCATTCGGGGGGCGGGCGAACATGCGCAGGAATTGGCCAAGCATCGCGATGTACTGGAGGCCTGGTTTGGCCGTTATCTCTCCTGGCCAGCCATGAGTGCCGAGGTGGCCGCCATCTATCGCAAGCATTTCACCGACGCCGAGCTCAAGGAGCTGATTGCCTTCTATCAGAGTCCGGTTGGGAAAAAATCCCTGGACACCATGCCGGCCATCTTTCAGGAGAGCTCGCTGGTGGGCAAATCCCTGGCCGAGCGCAACATGCCGGCACTGCAAACCATGCTGGATGAAGCAAAACGTCAAGCTGCAAAATAG
- a CDS encoding sterol desaturase family protein, producing the protein MDVQLLLLYLSPVFLAFIGWEMLYLRKHGAAFPTATYQWRDLFANGALALMHQGGDALAAIAIAYCYDALWGWRLLDIELNFWSILLLFLLQDLCYWLFHFASHHVRWLWASHVVHHSSERLNLSTAFRQSLMYPVSGMWLFWIPMILIGFPPEAVVATVLLSLGFQFFVHTQVVGKLGRLEWILNTPSHHRVHHASNAKYIDRNFAGVLIIWDRLFGTFVEEDPAEPCRFGITKPIRSFNPLTLTFHEWRDMLREARGLPWQKKLRVLFGKPAGPGSA; encoded by the coding sequence ATGGATGTGCAACTGCTGCTGCTCTACCTCTCCCCCGTCTTTCTGGCCTTCATCGGCTGGGAGATGCTCTATCTGCGCAAACACGGGGCGGCCTTTCCCACCGCCACCTACCAGTGGCGGGATCTGTTTGCCAACGGGGCGCTGGCGCTGATGCATCAGGGCGGCGATGCGCTGGCGGCCATCGCCATCGCTTACTGTTATGACGCCCTCTGGGGCTGGCGGCTGCTGGACATCGAACTCAACTTCTGGAGCATCTTGCTGCTGTTCTTGCTGCAGGATCTCTGTTACTGGCTGTTCCATTTCGCCAGCCACCATGTGCGCTGGCTGTGGGCCTCCCACGTGGTGCATCACAGCTCCGAGCGGCTCAACCTCTCAACCGCCTTTCGCCAGAGCCTGATGTACCCCGTCTCCGGCATGTGGCTGTTCTGGATCCCGATGATCCTCATCGGCTTCCCGCCAGAGGCCGTGGTCGCCACCGTGCTGCTGAGCCTGGGCTTCCAGTTCTTCGTCCACACCCAGGTGGTGGGCAAGCTTGGCCGGCTGGAGTGGATCCTCAATACCCCCTCCCACCACAGGGTGCATCACGCCAGCAACGCCAAGTACATAGACCGCAACTTCGCCGGGGTGCTGATCATCTGGGATCGACTGTTTGGCACCTTCGTGGAAGAGGACCCTGCCGAGCCTTGCCGGTTCGGTATCACCAAGCCCATCCGCAGCTTCAACCCCCTCACCCTCACCTTCCACGAGTGGCGCGACATGTTGCGTGAGGCCCGCGGCCTGCCCTGGCAGAAGAAACTGAGGGTGCTGTTTGGCAAACCGGCCGGCCCCGGCAGCGCCTGA
- a CDS encoding basic amino acid/polyamine antiporter has protein sequence MKESKIGLWSLTALVFSSMVGAGIFSLPQNMAEVAGARAVLIGWGVTGVGILALAASFLYLSRLRPDLDGGIYSYARAGFGDLVGFFSAWGYWLCATIGVVGYLVIAFAALGSFVDTPEHIWFGEGNTLAAFIGESCILWAVHLLVARGVQQAALFNLVATLAKSLPLLLFILFACYWFDPMTFAADQGGSTLAVPVSEQVRNTMLITLWVFTGIEGAAVLSARARNRRDVGTATVLGVVLALLLYVLISVLALGILSRPELAALPNPSMAGLMAQMTGSWGKLLISVGLIVSVLASYVSWTLFSAEVPFSAARHGAFPAIFRRQNRNGTPIASLWLTSLTVQGCLLLVWLLGKGYTSLLLISTSMILVPYLLIGLFLLKLSFSGQGNGLMRAVALLSSGYGLWLLYAAGVEYLLLSLLLYGPGLLLFLYSRRQLAGAERLSGRERLLAGMTLVSLIPALWSFAHV, from the coding sequence ATGAAAGAGAGCAAAATAGGCCTCTGGTCCCTCACCGCCCTGGTGTTCAGCTCCATGGTGGGGGCGGGTATCTTCAGCCTGCCCCAGAACATGGCCGAGGTGGCCGGTGCCAGGGCCGTGCTGATCGGTTGGGGCGTCACCGGGGTGGGCATATTGGCGCTGGCTGCGAGTTTTCTCTATCTGTCGCGGCTAAGGCCCGATCTCGATGGCGGCATCTACAGCTATGCCCGCGCCGGCTTTGGCGATCTGGTGGGTTTCTTCTCCGCCTGGGGTTACTGGTTGTGCGCCACCATAGGCGTGGTGGGCTATCTGGTGATCGCCTTCGCCGCCCTCGGCAGCTTCGTCGACACGCCAGAACACATCTGGTTTGGCGAGGGCAACACCTTGGCCGCCTTCATCGGCGAGTCCTGCATTCTCTGGGCCGTGCATCTGCTGGTGGCCCGCGGCGTGCAGCAGGCGGCCCTGTTCAATCTGGTGGCGACCCTGGCCAAGAGCCTGCCGTTGCTGCTGTTCATCCTGTTCGCCTGCTACTGGTTCGACCCGATGACCTTCGCGGCGGATCAGGGGGGCAGCACGCTTGCAGTGCCGGTTTCCGAGCAGGTGCGCAACACCATGCTGATCACCCTCTGGGTCTTTACCGGCATCGAAGGGGCGGCCGTCTTGTCGGCCCGCGCCAGGAACAGGCGGGATGTGGGCACGGCCACCGTGCTGGGGGTGGTGCTGGCACTGCTGCTCTATGTGCTCATCTCGGTGCTGGCGCTGGGGATATTGAGCAGACCCGAGCTGGCGGCCTTGCCCAACCCCTCCATGGCGGGACTGATGGCCCAGATGACCGGCTCCTGGGGCAAGCTGCTGATCAGTGTCGGCCTCATCGTCTCGGTGCTGGCCTCCTATGTGAGCTGGACCCTGTTCTCGGCCGAGGTGCCGTTCAGCGCGGCGCGCCACGGCGCCTTTCCGGCCATCTTCCGGCGCCAGAACCGCAACGGCACCCCCATCGCCTCCCTCTGGCTCACCAGCCTGACGGTGCAGGGTTGCCTGTTGCTGGTGTGGCTGCTCGGCAAGGGGTATACCAGTCTGCTGCTCATCTCCACCTCGATGATCCTGGTGCCCTATCTGCTGATCGGCCTGTTCCTGCTCAAGCTCTCCTTCAGTGGGCAGGGCAATGGCTTGATGCGGGCGGTGGCGCTGCTGTCGAGCGGCTACGGCCTCTGGCTGCTCTATGCCGCCGGGGTGGAATACCTGCTGCTCTCCTTGCTGCTCTACGGGCCGGGCCTGCTGCTGTTTCTCTACAGCCGCCGCCAGCTGGCTGGCGCCGAACGGCTCAGTGGCCGCGAGCGACTGCTGGCCGGGATGACCCTGGTGAGCCTCATTCCCGCGCTCTGGTCATTTGCCCATGTCTGA
- a CDS encoding homocysteine S-methyltransferase family protein: METQALWVLDGGMGRELARRGAPFRQPEWSALALMEAPQTVREVHQAYVASGARVITTNSYALVPFHIGAERFAAEGETLAALAGQLAREVADAHTDAVQVAGSLPPLFGSYRADLFEADRVSELAAPLIRALAPQVDIWLAETMSLIAEPLALKALLPADGKPFWVSFTLEDETPGREPLLRSGERVVDAVTALVGVGVDAILFNCCQPEVIEAALAVAGARLQALGRGDIRLGAYANAFPPQPKEATANDGLDEIRADLGPLDYLGWAERWRAVGASLIGGCCGIGPEHIQALASRLR; encoded by the coding sequence ATGGAAACACAGGCATTGTGGGTACTGGACGGTGGCATGGGGCGTGAGCTGGCACGGCGGGGCGCGCCGTTTCGCCAGCCCGAGTGGTCGGCGCTGGCGCTGATGGAGGCGCCGCAGACGGTGCGCGAGGTGCATCAGGCCTATGTGGCCAGCGGTGCCCGTGTCATCACCACCAACAGCTATGCGCTGGTGCCGTTTCATATCGGCGCCGAGCGCTTTGCCGCCGAGGGGGAAACGCTGGCGGCGCTGGCGGGCCAGTTGGCGCGGGAAGTCGCCGATGCACATACCGACGCCGTGCAGGTGGCGGGATCCTTGCCGCCGCTGTTTGGCTCTTACCGTGCCGACTTGTTCGAGGCGGACAGGGTGAGCGAGCTGGCGGCGCCGCTCATTCGGGCGCTGGCGCCTCAGGTGGACATCTGGCTGGCCGAGACCATGAGCCTGATCGCCGAGCCGCTGGCGCTCAAGGCGCTGTTGCCGGCGGATGGCAAGCCGTTCTGGGTCTCCTTCACCCTGGAGGACGAGACGCCAGGGCGCGAGCCCCTGCTTCGCTCCGGCGAGCGGGTGGTGGATGCCGTCACAGCGCTGGTCGGGGTCGGAGTGGATGCCATCCTGTTCAACTGCTGTCAGCCCGAGGTGATCGAGGCCGCGCTGGCGGTGGCCGGCGCCAGATTGCAGGCGCTGGGGCGAGGGGATATTCGCCTCGGTGCCTATGCCAACGCTTTTCCGCCCCAGCCCAAGGAGGCCACCGCCAACGACGGTCTGGACGAGATCCGCGCCGATCTGGGGCCACTGGATTACCTCGGCTGGGCCGAGCGCTGGCGCGCCGTGGGGGCCTCTCTCATCGGCGGTTGTTGCGGCATAGGCCCCGAGCATATTCAGGCCCTGGCCAGTCGGCTGCGCTAA